GTCGGTTCGTCTAGGATTAAAAAGTTGTCATTTTCCATGGCTAACTTGGTCAGCAGTAAGCGTGCCCGTTCGCCCCCAGATAAGGAACCGATTGATTTATCGACATCGGCACCAGTAAACAAGAAACTACCTAAAATGGTTCGAATATCTTTTTCGGGAGTGGTAGCATGTTCGTCCCAAAGTTCACTAAGGACGGTTTTTTTAGCATGCAAATTTTTTTGTTCCTGATCGTAATAACCGGTAACGACATTGGTGCCAAAGACCGCTTGCCCTTTAATAAATGGAATTTGACCTAGAATACTTTTCAGAAGGGTTGATTTACCAATCCCATTGGGACCCACGATGGCAATTGCTTCATGTTTTTTGATATTTAATGTGTCCGGTGATGACAAGATTTGATCTTGATAGCCAACCGCCGCATCTTTGACAGTTAAGACAATGTTGCCACTCTGTTTGGCTGCATGAAAGCCAAAGTGGGCGGTTTTTTCATCACCTTCGGGGCGGTCCAAACGCGTCATTCTTTCGAGTTGTTTTCGTCGTGATTGGGCCCGCTTGGTGGTTGAGGCTCGTACGATATTCCGATTGACAAAGTCTTCTAATTTATTGATTTCGGTCTGTTGTTTTTCATAATGCTTCCATTCCGCTTGAATGCGAGCCGCTTTTTGTTGGACATATTGATCATAATTACCGGTATAATGTACCATTTCATGATGAGATAAATCGTAGACTTCATTGACGACCCGATCTAAGAAGTAGCGGTCATGACTCACAATTAGCAAGGCGCCCGTGTAGGATTGAAGATAACTTTCGAGCCAAGTGAGCGTTTCAACGTCCAAATGATTGGTTGGTTCATCCAAAATGAGTAAATCACGTTTTTCTAATAGTAGTTTGGCGAGAGCCAGCTGAGTTTTTTGGCCTCCCGATAGCTCAGTAACGGATTTGTCATAAACATCAGCATTGAATTGAAAACCATGCAAAACACCCCGGATTTCAGCCTGGTAACCGTAACCATTTTTTTGTTGAAATTCAGTTTGAACCTGGTCATAGGTCTTTAGTGTTTGCTGGTAAGTCGGGTCATCAGCAATAACTTCAGGATCACTTAATTGGGCTTCTAACCGGTGCATTTGAGCTTCTAGTTGATGTAGTTCAGCGAAGACACTGCTCATTTCTTCCCAAATCGTATGGGCACTGTTTAAGCCTTGATCTTGAGCCAAATAGCCGATGGTTAAGCCTTTACGCATTGAAATTTGACCTTCGTCAGG
This region of Lactobacillus sp. CBA3605 genomic DNA includes:
- a CDS encoding ABC-F family ATP-binding cassette domain-containing protein, producing MILLQVQQVMRRFGADVLFDNVQLDIQDHARVALVGRNGAGKSTLLKMIAGETVPDEGQISMRKGLTIGYLAQDQGLNSAHTIWEEMSSVFAELHQLEAQMHRLEAQLSDPEVIADDPTYQQTLKTYDQVQTEFQQKNGYGYQAEIRGVLHGFQFNADVYDKSVTELSGGQKTQLALAKLLLEKRDLLILDEPTNHLDVETLTWLESYLQSYTGALLIVSHDRYFLDRVVNEVYDLSHHEMVHYTGNYDQYVQQKAARIQAEWKHYEKQQTEINKLEDFVNRNIVRASTTKRAQSRRKQLERMTRLDRPEGDEKTAHFGFHAAKQSGNIVLTVKDAAVGYQDQILSSPDTLNIKKHEAIAIVGPNGIGKSTLLKSILGQIPFIKGQAVFGTNVVTGYYDQEQKNLHAKKTVLSELWDEHATTPEKDIRTILGSFLFTGADVDKSIGSLSGGERARLLLTKLAMENDNFLILDEPTNHLDIDSREVLEVALNDFDGTLLFVSHDRYFINQVATSVVEVSPTGTELFLGDYDYYIDKKQEQAELAELAASEAAANDAINAATAISEAGTPVTQSKGQQTYQASKQQQRTKRKLERSVAALEQQMSDLETKATEIQEQMSQPAVFADATKLQEFQQQLEQVNAAHEQAENDWTEQAEALENLA